Genomic window (Saccharothrix australiensis):
GGCCCGGCTCATCCGTCCCCCACCCGGCTCACCCGACGGACGCCAGCCCCTCGGTGACCGCGGCCCCGGACGCGCGCCCCGGGCGCATCCCGCGCAGGTCGGCCGGGGTCAGCGTGCGGGACGCGGCGGTGGCGGCGAGCCGGTCGGCCATCCGGTGCGCGGCGCGCACGGTCCGCTCCGCCGCCCCGGCGAGCTGCTGGGCCAGCTCCGCGCGCACGTCGTCGGGCACCTCGTGCCCCCGCCGGCGCAGGCGGCGTGCCGCGATCTCGGCCAGGTCGCCGACGCCGTACTCGCCGATCGCCCACTCCGCGCCGAACGCCTCGCGCAGCCCGGGCGCGGCCTCGAACAACGCGGCCACCGACGCGTGGTCGCCGACCAGCACGACGACCACGTCCGCCACGTGCCGCCGGAGCGCGCCGAGCAGCGCGTCCGCGGTCTCCGCGCGGGTCTCCGCGTGCTCGGTCCCGTACGCGGTGTCGGGGTCGAGGTCGATCAGCAGCACCCCGCCGGAGGCGTCCTCGAACGCCCGGTCCGCCAACGCCTCCGCCTGTCCGGGCCACTGCGGGCGGAGGTCGGTGGCCAGGGCGACGCGGACGACCTGCCCGATGTCGACGAGGTCCAGCTCGGCCAGGCACTGCGCGTAGAGCCCGGCCACCTCGCCGCGCCCGCTGCCCGGCCGCCCGGACAGCACCGCGTGCGCGCGCCGCCCCGTCGGCGTGCGCCGGCTCGCGTGGTCGCACAGCTCCAGCAGCCGCGCGCCGACCGCGTCCCGCACCTCGTCCACACCGACCAGTTCGTGCAGCCGGCGCCAGCCCCGGCTCGCCCGGAGCGCCGCGACCGGGTCGGCGGCGGCGTCGGGCGCGGGGGGACCGCCGGCCGCCGCGGTCTCCACCAGGGTCAGCTCGGCCCGCAGGTCCGCGGCGGTGAGCCTGCTCAGCTCCACGTCCTTGGCCGGTGGGTGCATCGCCAACCGGGACGCCTGGTTGCTCACCATCGCCTCGAACAGCTTGCGCGCCACCCGGCCGTTGCCGAAGGTTTCGTCCTTGCGGACGCGCTCGAAGTAGTCGGTGACCGCGGCCACGCCGTCGTCGGTCAGCTCGTAGTAGTGCTTGCGGCACAGGTCGGTGGTGATCGTGACCAGTTCCTCGACCGAGTAGTTGGGGAACTCCACGGTCTTGGTGAACCGCGACGCCACACCGGGGTTGGAGGCAAGGAACCTGTCCATCAGCTCCGAGTAGCCGGCGACGATGACCACGAGCTCGTCGCGGTGGTCCTCCATCATCTTCATCAACGTGTCGACGGCCTCCTGGCCGAAGTCCGGGCCGTTGACGCCGCTCTGGCTGGTGAGCGTGTACGCCTCGTCGATGAACAGGACGCCGCCGAGCGCCTTGGTGACGACCTCGGTCGTCTTGATCGCGGTGGAGCCGATGTACTGGCCGACCAGGTCGGCCCTGGCCACCTCGACCATGTGCCCCTTGGCGAGGATGCCCAGTTCGGCGAGCACCGCGCCGTAGAGGCGGGCGACGGTGGTCTTGCCGGTGCCGGGCGGGCCGGCGAACACGAGGTGGCGGCTCAGCTGCGGCATGGGCAGCCCCATCTCCAGCCGCCGCTGGCTCATCCTGATCAGGTTGATCAGGCCGACGACCTCCTTCTTCACGCCCTCCAACCCCACCAGGACGTCGAGTTCGGCGAGCGGGCCCTCCAGCTCGACGCCGCCCGCCGTGCCGGCGATGGACGCGGCGGCCGGCCCACCCGCCGGTTCGGGCCGCGCGGGCGGGGTGGCCGCCGGTCGGTTGTCGGCCCGCCCGCCGGTCCGCCCGCCGGATCGCCCGCCGGTCTCCAGCCCGTCGACCGACACGCGGTCCCGCTCGGCCCGCCGGTGCACCGCGACGCCGCCGTTGTCGCTGACCAGGCACCGGCTCAGCCGCACGGGTTCGCCGGTGTCGACGCGCACGCCGTCGCCCGCGTTGCCGGTGATGTCGCAGCCGACCAGCGACGCGCCGCCGCCGGGCTCGACGGACACGCCGTGCCGCCCCGAGTCGCGCACCCGGCACCGCTCGGCGGTGGCCGACCCGCCCTCGACGACCCGGATGCCGTCGGCCGCGGAGTCGACGACCTCGCTGTCGCGCAGGGAGACCTCCGCTCCCGCGCCGACGAGCAGGCCGCCGCCGCGCAGCAGCGCCGACACGAACCGCGCCCGCGCGCCGCCGGTCACCGTCACGGCGGACTCGGCGCGCGTGGTGAGCCGGGCGTCGGTGGCGGTGAGCGTCGCCCCCTCGGAGACCTCCACCACGACCTCGGCGGCCTCCACGTCGACGTCGGTCAGCGCGAGCCTGCCGCGCCCGGCGAGCACGATGCCGGGTCCCCGGTCGGGTCGCGCGGTCAGGCCCGTGAACCGGGCGTCCGCCTCGGCGCCGACCTGGACCGCGCCCTCGGTGGTGGCGCGCACGGTGGTGTCCTCGAACGTCGGCGCGGCGCCTTCGTCGACGGCGATCCCCACCGGGGAGTCCTCCACGGCGCACCCCGTGAACGTCGGCTCGGCCCCGCCGGTGACCTGTACGGCGTTGCGGCCGGCCGAGGTGAACGTGCAGCCGCGCAGGACGGGCTTCGAGCCGCCCGCGATGTGCACGCCCTGCACGCCGGCCCCGCGGAACCTGCTGTCCGCGATGGAGACCTCGCCGGTGCTCAGCACGTACAGGTCCAGGTTGCCGCTGTCGGTGACGGTGAGCCCGGTGACCGCGACCGCGGCCCGTTGCTGGACGACCACCGCCGGCTTCTCCGCGCCGGTGATCGAGCCGCCCTCGACCACCGCGCGGGCGTCGCCGTTGACGCAGATCCCGTTGCCCCCGACCCGCCGCACCGAGCAGCGCCGCAGCACCGCCGAGCCCCGCTCGGTGACGACGAACCCCGACGAGCCGAGGCCGGCCAGCTCGGTGTCCTCGACGGTGCTGGTCACCGGTGAGGCGATCACCAGGCCGGCCCCACCGGGGTTGTCCACCGCGCACCCGCGCAGCACCACCGACCCCTCGGCCCGCGTCACCAGGGCCGCCCAGGACGCGCCGTGCAGCCGGCAGGAGTCCATCGCGACCTCGCCGCGCGGCACGTCCACCGCGGCCAGCTCGGCGTCGTCGCTGCCCAGCACGAGACCGTTGAGCTGCACGGCGTCGGCGGTGCAGGTCAGGACGCTCCCGGAGCGGGCGCGCACCTCGACCGTGCCCGGACCGTCCGCCGCCGTGAGGGTCACCATCTCGTCGATGACGAGGTTCTCCTCGTACCGCCCCGGCCGGATGCTGATCATCGCGTCGCTCGACGCGTGGGCGAGCGCCGCGCCGATGGAGGGAAACGCCCCCGGCACGTCACCCCCGACGGTGATCACCTGTCCCCGAACCACGTCCACACCCCTCCACTACCCCAGACCGGGCAAACGCCGGAACCTGTCCGCGGCGGGCGACGGCACCCGCCGCGGTCGCGCGGTGCCCGCCCACGCCTCGGCGCTGCGGCGCAGCGCCGTCCGGGCGAGGTCGTCGAGCGAGCTGCGGTTGGCGTCCACCCGGCCGTCCGCGTCGATCTCGGTCGCCGCCAGCTCGCGCAGGAGGACGCGGCCCCGGCCGCCCGGCGTCGGTTCGCTCACGTCCAGGACCTTGAAGCTCGTGCCCGGCACGAACAGCACGCGGTCCTCGACCGGCGCGTCGTCCGGTTCGAGCAACCTCGTCCGGCGCGCGGTCATCGACCACACCAGCACGTCGACGCTGCCTTCCAGGCCGGCGCACGGATCGGTGAGCGCGTTGAGGAACCCCCACTCGGTGAACAGCCGGTGGCGGGTGTAGAGGTCCCACTGGGCGCTCGTCGGCGTCATCGTGAACACGGTCGAGCCGCGGTGCGAGGGCAGGCGCTGGAGCCCCGCGACGACGCAGCGCGCGAGCGGGACGTGCGGCCCGACGGTCGCCGCGCGCAACGCCCGGTCGACGTCCGCGCCTTCCGCCGACAGGTAGTGGCGCACCGCGACGGCCTCGGTCAGCACGTCGGACGACGACCGCGACACCGTGCCCTGGAAACCGGGGTGCTCGGACAGCACCCTGGCGATCGTGTTGGCCATGACGCCGAACCGGGGGCCGAGGTTCTTGCGCAGCCACTCGCGTTCCTTGTCGATGCCCTTGGCGGGCAGCAGCGCGGACGCGACGGACCTGGGTGTCGGCTGCCTCGTGGCGGACAGGTCCGGCGCGGCGTCGGTCGGCGCGGCGTCGGTCGGCGCGGCGTCGGTCGGCGCGTGGTCGGTCGGCGCGTGGTCGGTCGGCACGGCGTCGGTCCCGGCGGGCGGTTCGTCGGCCGGCGGCTGCTCGGCGGCGCCGGTGGTCGACGCGTCGACGGCCCGCGGGTCGACGGGGTCGTGCGGCACGTCGGCGGGTGGCGTCCCGCCGGGAGGACCAGCGGGTGGTGGCCCGACGTCGGGGTCGGGTCGCGGCGACGGTGGTGACGGCGGGATGCCCGGCGCGTCCACGGGCGTGCTCTCCAGGCGCATCGCCACGGGCGGGAACGGCACGGCGGACGGCGTCCGCGCGGGCGGCGGCTCCGGAGTCGGCGCGCCGGTCGGTTCCGGCGTCCCGGCGGCGGTCACGTCGTCCGCCGACCCGCGGGTCGGCGCCCCGGTCACGTCGGCCGACAACCCACCGGTCGGTGCCCCGGTCACATCGGCCGACAACCCACCGGTCGGCGCCCCGGTCACATCGGCCGACAACCCACCGGTCGGTGCCGACGTCCCGGCCGCGGTGGTCGCGCCCGGCGGCGGTGCCGGGTGCTCCACGGGCATGTCCACCGGTTCGGGCGCGGTGATCGGTGGCGCGATCGCGGGGAAGGTCCCGATCCGTTCGGTCCCGGCCTCGATGCCGTCGGGGTCGACTCCCCCTGCTTCGGCCCCGAGCGCCTCGGCGGCACGGGCCCCGGCCGCGCCGAGGTCCGCGCCGGGGTCCCGACCGCCCGCCGCCTCGCCGGCCACGTGCCCGGCTGCCGGCCCGTACGCCACCACCGGCTCGGGCCGCCGCAGCGCCGCCGCCGGCACCAGCCGGCTGACCTGGCGGGTCGGGTAGTCCAGCCGCCCGAGCACGTCCTCGGCGAGCATCCGCATCCGGTCGGTCTGCCCCTGGCCCGCGCCGTCGAACACCACCATGCTCGCCGCCGCGTCGACCGGCGCCGCGCGCACCGCCTCGGCGTTCACGAGGTGGTGGGTCGGCCGGACCCACAGGCCGGCCCGCACGACCTCGACCACGGCGTCCGGCGCGTACCAGAACACCGCCGGCGCGACTTCCGCGACGCCCTGGATCGGCGGCCGGTAGCGGTGCGGCGCGACCTCGGCCGGGACCTGGTCGTCCTCCCGCGGCTCGTAGGCGACCTGCTGCACGAAGGTGTTCCAGCCGAGCGACCCGTCCGGCTGGACGGTGAACACGTCGGGCGCGTGGGCCGCGCCGACCGGCAGGCCGGTGTAGCACACGGCGCGCACCCGGAGGGAGTTCGCCAGGGCCTGGCCCAGCGGCAGGTGCGCCGGGTGCCGCACCGGTCCATAGTGGACGAACCGCACCTTCGGCTTGATGTCGTCGTGGACGGTCACGAAGAAGCGCGCGACGTCGTCCAGCGAGACCTCCGCGCCGCCGGGGCAGCCGAGCACGACCGCGAGCACGTCGGGCTGGCAGGGCAGTTCCGCGATCAGGTGGTTGCGCGCGGCCCACTGCCGCCGCCCCTCGCCGACCGGCCTGATCCACACCCCGCCGGGCAGCGGCTCGGCGACGCCCGTGGCGCTCGTGGGCACGGTGTCCGCGACCGCCCGCGAGTCCCAGGAGGGACGCGGGAAGCGCTTGGCCTCCCACTGCGGTGGCCGGCCGCGGTGGAACCGCACCCAGCCGCTGCCCCGCCCCGCGTGGACGAACAGCGAACCGCCCGCGCCGCGCACCACGGTCCCGTCCGGGACGACGACGGTGCGCCCTAGCCGCTCGGCGAGCCACTGCCCGGCGAGCGCCATCGTCTCCCGCGACCGGCCGCCGACGACGAGGCGGACGCCCTTGCGGCGGTCCGCCAGGCTCGACGCCAGTGACTCCCAGAAGTTGAACGGGCTCTCGGCGGGCAGGTCGACGATGACGACGTCGTGGTCGGGGTCGACGGGCACCGACAGCGCCAGCGACAACGCCTCGTCGGGGACCGCGCCCTTGGCGTGCACCACCGTCGCGTTGCCGACCGTCCGGTGGAACAGCTCGTCGCCGGGGTGCGGTCGGTGCCGACGGCCGAGCAACGGCCTCTTGGGAAGTGGTGCCACCGCTATCCGTCCTTCCTGACGCCGACCGCGGACCGGGACAGCGTCGGACCGGTGGGCAGCGCGGAGAGCACGACGTCGGGCACGGGGGTCGGCACGACACCGCCGTAACCCAGCGCCGTGACCGAGTCGTCGTCGGCTATCGGGTACTTCACGCCCCGATCGGTGATCAGGTAGCGGTCGGGCTTGCGCTGCCCGGCGGGCACCGGCACGGCGGCGGCGAGCATCCCGCTGCCGGGCCGCAGCGTCGCGCCGGCGGCGTCCCGCACCGGCCGTCCGGCGTGCTCCGCACCGACGGTCACGACCGCGCTGGTCACCTCCGCCCCGGAGGGCGTCTGCACGAGGCACGCGGCACCGGACCCGAGACCGGGCGCGGGGCGGGCCTGCGCCACGGCCGGCAGCCGGTCGAGCAGCGTGGTGTCCGACGACCGGCGGGCGGACGCGAGCGCGGGCGCGTCGATGTCGGTCGGCGACGAGCCCCGCGCCGCCACCGACAGCAGCGCCGCCTCCGTCGCCGTGATCGGGGCCAGGCCGTCCTCGCGGGCCACCCAGAACTGGTCGCCACCGGCGGCCAGGCGCTGCCGGAACACCTGGCCGACCACGGACGGACGCCCCGCCACCGCGGGTCCGGCGTTGCCCGCGCCCTGGATCTCCGCGGCCTCCAGCGCCGGTCCCTCGGGCAGCTGGGCCAGCCACGTGCCGGGCGCGGTCGGCACGGGCAGCGCCGGCACGCCGAGGGCCACCAGCGCGGCCTCGTGGCCGACCCGGTGCCTGACCCCGTCCAGCACCACGTGCCGCGTGCCGTCGGGCGCCCGGACGAGCACGTACCGGCCGCCCGCGACCGGGTCGGCCGCCGCCGCGCCGCCCAGCACCATGCTCATCGACGGCTCCGCGCCGGCACCGGGGTCCAGGCACAGCAGCCATGGCCCGGTGACGAGGTCGGCGGCGGGCGGCACGCTGTCCGGCGCGTCGGCGATGCCGATCGGGGGGCCGTGCGGCACGTCGGCCAGGGACGCCTTGGACACCATTTGCACCTTCGCCTGCCCGCCTTGGCGCAGCAGGGCGGACGCGTGGTTCAGCGTCGGGCGCAGCACCCCGTCGACGTAGACGTACCGGTTGCCGGTCTCCTTCTCGACCACGAGGGCGCCCGGTGTCCGCCAGGCCGTGTTCCCGCCGGGCACGACCAGGCCGTACACCCAGAACCCCACCCCGACCAGCACCCCGATGGCCAGCCCGGCGAACAGCCCGAACCGGTGGCCGCGCTCGGGCGGTTCCGCCGGGCTCGGGTCGCCGGACACCAGGGCCGAGGACATGCGGCCCATCAGGAAGCCGTAGGCGTGGACGCGGTCCCGCTGGGTCTGCACGGCCGGTCACCCGGCCAGACCGCGGGCCCAGGCGTACACGCCGAGCACCTGGAACAGCAGCGGGACGAGGGCCAGCGCGGTGCCGGTCTCCAGGATGTTGCCCAGGTGGCCCCAGATCGGCAGCAGCCTCCGGGTGGGCGGGCGGGTCGCCGCCAGCGCCAGCACGCCCACCGCCAGGGTCAGCAGGACCACCGCCACCACCTGGAACGCCACCGGCGCGCCGTCGACCAGGCGCAGCACGACGAAGACCGCGCCCGCCGCGCCCGCCGCGATCACCGCGAGCCGCTGGAGCAGGCCCGCGAAGCCGCGCGCCCGCAGGCACAGCGCGGCGGTGAACACGACCGGCAGCGCGACGCCGACCCAGCCGGGCAGGTCGAGCAGGTGCGGGAACGACACCGCGTACACCAGCGAGGCGGTCGTGGTGATCACGTTCAGGTACCGGTCGGCCATCCCGGTGCGCGCCACGACGTCCGCCGCCGGCAGCGGGTCGATGTCGACCTGGAGCTCGTCGGCGCTCTTCGGGAGCTGCGGTCCCCGGATGCGGGCCAGCCGGATCGCGATCCGGGGCGAGTAGATCATCACCACGAAGAACGCGCCGGACACCACGGCGGCGGTCTGCCCCGGCGTGAGGCCGACCCCGACCAGGAGCCACCCGGCGACCATCACGGCGACGCCGCCGACCGCGACGACGCCGAACGGGACGACGGGGACGTCGCGCGCCACGGAGTACCGCGCGCCGAGCAGCAGCCCGGCGACGCCGGTCGCGCACACCGCCGCGAGCACGACCGTCCCCGGCGCCCACCGCTGCGCCGGCTCGGACCCGGCCACCCCGATCAGGCCGGCCGTGGCGGCGAACGCGCAGGCGGCGAGTCCCGGCAGGGCCGCGAGCAGCCAGTCGCCCCGCCACCGGCCCGCCCCGACCGAAGCGACCGCGAACAGCAGCGCGAGCACGCCGGACGCGATCGTGGCGGCGGGCGGCGACGCGCCGCCGAGCAGCACGGCGAGGGTCGCGGCGACCGCCGACCCGGCCAGCACGAGGAACAGGGGCCGGGCGTGCTCGGGTCGCCAGTGGTTGCGCTGCCGGGCGATGGCGGTGGCCATGCCGTCGGCGATGTCGTCGAAGTCCAGTTCGGGCAGCGGGTCCCCGGCGGGGCGCAGGTGGAACTGCTCGCCCTCCACCCAGTCCAGGCTCTCCGGCGTGCCGTCCGCGTCGAACGGCGCGTCGCCGAGCCGTTGCAGGACCCAC
Coding sequences:
- a CDS encoding right-handed parallel beta-helix repeat-containing protein, with translation MVRGQVITVGGDVPGAFPSIGAALAHASSDAMISIRPGRYEENLVIDEMVTLTAADGPGTVEVRARSGSVLTCTADAVQLNGLVLGSDDAELAAVDVPRGEVAMDSCRLHGASWAALVTRAEGSVVLRGCAVDNPGGAGLVIASPVTSTVEDTELAGLGSSGFVVTERGSAVLRRCSVRRVGGNGICVNGDARAVVEGGSITGAEKPAVVVQQRAAVAVTGLTVTDSGNLDLYVLSTGEVSIADSRFRGAGVQGVHIAGGSKPVLRGCTFTSAGRNAVQVTGGAEPTFTGCAVEDSPVGIAVDEGAAPTFEDTTVRATTEGAVQVGAEADARFTGLTARPDRGPGIVLAGRGRLALTDVDVEAAEVVVEVSEGATLTATDARLTTRAESAVTVTGGARARFVSALLRGGGLLVGAGAEVSLRDSEVVDSAADGIRVVEGGSATAERCRVRDSGRHGVSVEPGGGASLVGCDITGNAGDGVRVDTGEPVRLSRCLVSDNGGVAVHRRAERDRVSVDGLETGGRSGGRTGGRADNRPAATPPARPEPAGGPAAASIAGTAGGVELEGPLAELDVLVGLEGVKKEVVGLINLIRMSQRRLEMGLPMPQLSRHLVFAGPPGTGKTTVARLYGAVLAELGILAKGHMVEVARADLVGQYIGSTAIKTTEVVTKALGGVLFIDEAYTLTSQSGVNGPDFGQEAVDTLMKMMEDHRDELVVIVAGYSELMDRFLASNPGVASRFTKTVEFPNYSVEELVTITTDLCRKHYYELTDDGVAAVTDYFERVRKDETFGNGRVARKLFEAMVSNQASRLAMHPPAKDVELSRLTAADLRAELTLVETAAAGGPPAPDAAADPVAALRASRGWRRLHELVGVDEVRDAVGARLLELCDHASRRTPTGRRAHAVLSGRPGSGRGEVAGLYAQCLAELDLVDIGQVVRVALATDLRPQWPGQAEALADRAFEDASGGVLLIDLDPDTAYGTEHAETRAETADALLGALRRHVADVVVVLVGDHASVAALFEAAPGLREAFGAEWAIGEYGVGDLAEIAARRLRRRGHEVPDDVRAELAQQLAGAAERTVRAAHRMADRLAATAASRTLTPADLRGMRPGRASGAAVTEGLASVG
- the eccB gene encoding type VII secretion protein EccB gives rise to the protein MQTQRDRVHAYGFLMGRMSSALVSGDPSPAEPPERGHRFGLFAGLAIGVLVGVGFWVYGLVVPGGNTAWRTPGALVVEKETGNRYVYVDGVLRPTLNHASALLRQGGQAKVQMVSKASLADVPHGPPIGIADAPDSVPPAADLVTGPWLLCLDPGAGAEPSMSMVLGGAAAADPVAGGRYVLVRAPDGTRHVVLDGVRHRVGHEAALVALGVPALPVPTAPGTWLAQLPEGPALEAAEIQGAGNAGPAVAGRPSVVGQVFRQRLAAGGDQFWVAREDGLAPITATEAALLSVAARGSSPTDIDAPALASARRSSDTTLLDRLPAVAQARPAPGLGSGAACLVQTPSGAEVTSAVVTVGAEHAGRPVRDAAGATLRPGSGMLAAAVPVPAGQRKPDRYLITDRGVKYPIADDDSVTALGYGGVVPTPVPDVVLSALPTGPTLSRSAVGVRKDG
- the eccD gene encoding type VII secretion integral membrane protein EccD, with amino-acid sequence MTSALSGDLCRITVVGPGGRADLAVPTSTTVSDLLPVLVRHTADRRRPADVTGPVDTGDAGSWVLQRLGDAPFDADGTPESLDWVEGEQFHLRPAGDPLPELDFDDIADGMATAIARQRNHWRPEHARPLFLVLAGSAVAATLAVLLGGASPPAATIASGVLALLFAVASVGAGRWRGDWLLAALPGLAACAFAATAGLIGVAGSEPAQRWAPGTVVLAAVCATGVAGLLLGARYSVARDVPVVPFGVVAVGGVAVMVAGWLLVGVGLTPGQTAAVVSGAFFVVMIYSPRIAIRLARIRGPQLPKSADELQVDIDPLPAADVVARTGMADRYLNVITTTASLVYAVSFPHLLDLPGWVGVALPVVFTAALCLRARGFAGLLQRLAVIAAGAAGAVFVVLRLVDGAPVAFQVVAVVLLTLAVGVLALAATRPPTRRLLPIWGHLGNILETGTALALVPLLFQVLGVYAWARGLAG